From Pontibacter actiniarum, a single genomic window includes:
- a CDS encoding PepSY-like domain-containing protein: MKPTAIALLFLGSFLFACDNDDDVKPDDVPVAVKDTLVNTFPNAQNIEWDKKGEDYEADFDQDTVEYDALLNASGALLMHKYDIAEAALPEEVKASITQNYAGYRVDDAEVVDRAGALYYQVDLEKDNSEEKLVLSADGQAQTEIPYWE; this comes from the coding sequence ATGAAACCAACCGCAATTGCACTTCTGTTTTTAGGCAGCTTCCTGTTTGCCTGCGACAACGACGATGATGTGAAACCCGATGACGTACCTGTAGCCGTGAAAGACACCCTCGTCAACACCTTCCCGAACGCTCAGAACATTGAGTGGGATAAAAAGGGAGAAGACTATGAGGCGGACTTTGACCAGGACACGGTGGAGTACGATGCCCTGCTAAACGCGTCCGGTGCGCTGCTGATGCACAAGTATGACATTGCGGAGGCGGCGCTTCCAGAGGAGGTAAAGGCATCCATCACACAAAACTACGCCGGCTACCGCGTAGACGATGCCGAGGTGGTAGACAGAGCCGGCGCCCTCTACTACCAGGTAGACCTGGAGAAGGACAACAGCGAAGAAAAGCTGGTGCTCTCTGCCGACGGGCAAGCGCAGACAGAAATCCCCTACTGGGAGTAA
- the ispF gene encoding 2-C-methyl-D-erythritol 2,4-cyclodiphosphate synthase, whose amino-acid sequence MKLKIRTGFGYDVHQLQEGLDFWLGGIKIPHTHGALGHSDADVLIHVICDALLGAANMRDIGYHFSDKDPKYKGIDSKILLKEVVALLAREGYEIGNIDSTICLQEPKVNPHIPAMKTCLAEVMGIPEEDISIKATTTEYLGFVGKKEGVAAFATVLIQKQ is encoded by the coding sequence ATGAAACTGAAAATAAGAACCGGCTTCGGCTACGATGTGCACCAACTGCAGGAGGGACTCGACTTCTGGCTCGGCGGCATTAAAATACCCCACACCCACGGCGCACTCGGTCACTCCGACGCAGATGTGCTGATCCATGTGATTTGCGATGCCTTGCTGGGCGCGGCCAACATGCGCGACATCGGCTATCATTTCTCCGACAAAGACCCCAAGTATAAGGGCATCGACTCTAAAATACTGTTAAAGGAGGTAGTCGCCCTGCTGGCCCGCGAAGGCTACGAGATCGGCAACATCGACTCTACCATATGCCTGCAGGAGCCGAAGGTTAACCCGCACATCCCGGCCATGAAAACCTGCCTGGCAGAGGTAATGGGCATCCCGGAGGAGGATATCTCCATCAAAGCCACCACCACCGAATACCTGGGCTTTGTGGGCAAGAAAGAGGGCGTGGCCGCTTTCGCAACCGTACTTATCCAGAAACAGTAA
- a CDS encoding aldo/keto reductase has product MKMKEITVKGATIPALGFGTFQLDNDTAYTMVKAALDAGYRHIDTAQMYKNEEGVGRAIAEADVPREEIFLTTKVWHEKLSKEHFLPSVEESLRKLKTDQVDLLLIHWPNADVPVEEYIGELMKAQEKGYAKYIGVSNHTTALLDRVLATGADIITNQVEYHPFINQDKLYNYLRQHSLTLTAYSPIAQGNVMGNDTLKGIGEKYGKNEVQVTLRWMMQQDGVLAIPRSSKESHMKSNFDIFDFELTQDEMKQVDALKQENRRLISPPWAPDWD; this is encoded by the coding sequence ATGAAAATGAAAGAGATCACTGTTAAAGGAGCAACCATACCGGCGCTGGGCTTCGGCACCTTCCAGCTGGACAACGACACTGCCTACACCATGGTAAAAGCCGCGCTGGACGCCGGCTACCGCCATATCGATACGGCACAGATGTATAAAAACGAGGAGGGCGTAGGCCGTGCCATTGCAGAGGCCGATGTTCCACGTGAAGAGATTTTCCTTACCACCAAAGTATGGCATGAGAAGCTCAGCAAAGAGCACTTCCTGCCGTCGGTGGAGGAAAGCCTGAGAAAGCTGAAGACCGACCAGGTGGACCTGCTGCTGATTCACTGGCCCAATGCAGACGTGCCCGTGGAGGAGTACATTGGCGAACTGATGAAGGCCCAGGAGAAGGGGTACGCCAAATACATCGGCGTGAGCAACCACACCACCGCCCTCCTCGACAGGGTGCTGGCAACGGGAGCCGACATCATCACCAACCAGGTCGAGTACCACCCCTTCATCAACCAGGACAAGCTTTACAACTACCTGCGCCAGCACAGCCTGACCCTGACCGCCTACAGCCCGATTGCACAAGGCAACGTGATGGGCAACGACACGCTCAAAGGCATCGGCGAGAAGTACGGCAAGAACGAGGTGCAGGTAACGCTGCGCTGGATGATGCAGCAGGACGGTGTACTGGCTATCCCGAGAAGCTCAAAGGAGTCTCACATGAAGTCGAACTTCGACATCTTCGACTTTGAACTGACACAGGATGAGATGAAGCAGGTAGATGCCCTAAAACAGGAGAACCGCCGCCTCATTAGCCCGCCATGGGCACCGGACTGGGACTAA
- a CDS encoding alpha-ketoacid dehydrogenase subunit alpha/beta, with the protein MNYNRKEYSEDELIQLYRAILKPRMIEERMLVLLRQGKVTKWFSGIGQEAISVGAAMALEQDEYILPLHRNLGVFTSRGVELDRLFAQFQGKTLGFTKGRDRSFHFGTNEHHIVGMISHLGPQLAVADGIALADLLENKEKVTLVFSGDGGASEGDFHEALNVAAVWGLPVIFMIENNGYGLSTPSNEQFKFKHFIDKGPAYGIDSLQIDGNNILEVYDTVRQAAASIRKNPRPMLIEAITFRMRGHEEASGTKYVPKELFEKWAKKDPVENFERYLLDELVLTQKAMESIKEELKAEIEEGLQTAFAEPMPEADREQELADMYKPFHQEVVSPAAEGKTERRFVDAISDALSQSMERYPELVLMGQDIAEYGGVFKVTEGFVDKFGKDRVRNTPLCESAILGIGLGLSVRGQKSMVEMQFADFVSAGFSQIVNNLAKSHYRWGQNADVVVRMPTGAGTAAGPFHSQSNEAWFFHTPGLKVVYPSSPYDAKGLLNAAIEDPNPVMYFEHKLLYRSISQEIPDDYYTVEIGKAKTVAEGTDLTIITYGMGVHWAKQLQQELSDASIEILDLRTLLPWDKEAVRAAVEKTGRVIILHEDTMTGGIGGEIAAWISEHCFELLDAPVARVASLDTAVPFAPPLEQEFLPRQRLRQKAEAMLNY; encoded by the coding sequence ATGAACTACAATCGCAAAGAATACTCCGAGGACGAACTGATACAGCTATACCGTGCTATTCTGAAGCCGCGGATGATTGAAGAGCGCATGCTGGTGCTGCTGCGCCAGGGCAAAGTAACCAAATGGTTCTCAGGTATCGGCCAGGAGGCGATCTCCGTGGGCGCTGCCATGGCGCTGGAGCAGGACGAGTACATTCTGCCGCTGCACCGCAACCTGGGCGTGTTTACGAGCCGGGGCGTGGAGCTGGACCGCCTGTTTGCGCAGTTCCAGGGGAAAACCCTCGGCTTTACCAAGGGCCGCGACCGCTCCTTCCACTTCGGCACCAACGAGCACCACATCGTCGGGATGATCTCGCACCTGGGCCCGCAGCTGGCCGTGGCCGACGGCATTGCCCTGGCCGACCTGCTGGAGAACAAGGAGAAGGTGACGCTGGTGTTCAGCGGCGACGGCGGCGCAAGCGAGGGCGACTTCCACGAGGCGCTCAACGTGGCGGCGGTGTGGGGGCTGCCGGTTATCTTCATGATCGAGAACAACGGATACGGCCTTTCCACCCCGAGCAACGAGCAGTTCAAGTTCAAGCACTTCATCGATAAAGGCCCGGCCTACGGCATCGACTCCCTGCAGATAGACGGCAACAACATTCTGGAGGTGTATGACACCGTGCGTCAGGCAGCGGCCAGTATCCGCAAGAACCCACGGCCGATGCTGATCGAGGCCATCACATTCCGGATGCGTGGCCACGAGGAGGCCAGCGGCACGAAGTATGTGCCGAAAGAGCTGTTTGAGAAATGGGCCAAGAAAGACCCCGTGGAGAACTTTGAGCGTTACCTGCTGGATGAGCTGGTGCTGACGCAGAAAGCCATGGAAAGTATAAAGGAGGAGCTGAAGGCGGAGATAGAGGAGGGGCTGCAAACAGCCTTTGCCGAGCCGATGCCGGAGGCCGACCGTGAGCAGGAGCTGGCGGACATGTACAAGCCCTTTCACCAGGAGGTGGTATCTCCGGCCGCAGAGGGCAAAACGGAGCGCCGCTTTGTGGATGCCATTTCCGATGCCTTGAGCCAAAGTATGGAACGCTACCCGGAGCTGGTGCTGATGGGGCAGGATATAGCCGAGTACGGCGGCGTGTTTAAGGTAACCGAGGGCTTTGTGGATAAATTCGGCAAAGACCGCGTGCGAAACACCCCGCTGTGCGAGTCGGCTATACTGGGCATTGGCCTGGGCCTATCGGTGCGCGGGCAAAAAAGCATGGTAGAAATGCAGTTTGCCGACTTTGTGAGCGCCGGCTTCAGCCAAATTGTGAACAACCTGGCCAAGAGCCACTACCGCTGGGGCCAGAATGCCGATGTGGTCGTGCGCATGCCAACCGGTGCCGGTACAGCGGCAGGTCCGTTCCACTCGCAGAGCAACGAGGCCTGGTTCTTTCACACGCCGGGCCTTAAGGTGGTGTACCCATCCTCGCCCTACGATGCCAAAGGCCTGCTGAACGCCGCCATCGAAGACCCGAACCCGGTGATGTACTTTGAGCACAAGCTGCTGTACCGCTCCATTTCACAGGAGATCCCGGACGATTACTACACCGTCGAGATCGGCAAAGCCAAGACTGTGGCCGAGGGCACGGACCTAACCATTATTACCTACGGCATGGGCGTGCACTGGGCCAAGCAGCTGCAGCAGGAGCTAAGCGATGCAAGCATAGAGATACTGGACCTGCGCACGCTGCTGCCGTGGGACAAGGAAGCCGTGCGTGCCGCTGTGGAGAAAACCGGCCGTGTCATCATCCTGCACGAAGACACCATGACTGGGGGTATAGGCGGAGAGATCGCGGCCTGGATAAGCGAGCATTGCTTTGAGCTGCTGGATGCTCCGGTTGCGCGTGTCGCCAGTTTGGACACCGCTGTGCCGTTTGCCCCGCCACTGGAGCAGGAGTTCCTGCCAAGGCAACGCCTGCGCCAGAAAGCAGAGGCGATGCTCAACTACTAA
- a CDS encoding OsmC family protein produces MATIQSVYKGNLRTSAQHLASGNSIITDAPVDNNGKGEAFSPTDLVCAALGSCMMTIMGIVANRSNIDIEGMEIEITKVMAAEPRRISEVLLNFTMPAGKAYTAKEKAMLENAAHTCPVALSLHPDIKQTVSFTY; encoded by the coding sequence ATGGCAACGATACAAAGTGTTTACAAAGGAAACTTGCGCACTAGCGCTCAGCACCTTGCCTCTGGCAACAGCATCATTACCGACGCCCCGGTAGACAACAACGGCAAAGGGGAGGCTTTCTCTCCCACTGACCTGGTATGCGCCGCGCTCGGCTCCTGCATGATGACCATTATGGGCATTGTGGCCAACCGCAGCAACATCGATATTGAGGGCATGGAGATCGAGATCACCAAGGTGATGGCTGCCGAGCCACGCCGTATTTCGGAAGTGCTGCTGAACTTTACCATGCCTGCCGGTAAGGCATACACGGCTAAAGAGAAGGCCATGCTGGAAAACGCGGCCCATACCTGCCCGGTTGCCCTTAGCCTGCACCCGGATATTAAGCAGACAGTTTCTTTTACGTACTAA
- the ytxJ gene encoding bacillithiol system redox-active protein YtxJ, with the protein MNWHPLTSVEQLDEILEESKNTPVVIFKHSTSCSISSTAKSRLERQWDGAGLDHVKPYYLDLLSYRPVSNEVAEALQVTHQSPQLLLVQDGMCTYDASHLGISVDALKKKVTA; encoded by the coding sequence ATGAATTGGCACCCGCTAACCAGCGTTGAGCAGTTGGATGAAATTTTGGAAGAATCGAAAAACACGCCGGTGGTGATCTTTAAGCACAGCACGTCCTGTTCTATCAGCTCCACCGCCAAAAGCCGTTTGGAGCGCCAGTGGGATGGTGCCGGCCTTGACCACGTGAAACCGTACTACCTGGACCTGCTGAGCTACCGCCCGGTGTCGAACGAGGTGGCGGAGGCGCTGCAGGTAACCCACCAGTCGCCGCAGCTGCTGCTGGTGCAGGACGGCATGTGCACCTACGATGCCTCGCACCTCGGCATTAGCGTTGATGCGCTTAAGAAGAAAGTAACGGCGTAG
- a CDS encoding M16 family metallopeptidase yields the protein MIDFKEFTLDNGLRVIVHEDHTSPMAVLNVLYDVGSRDEEEAHTGFAHLFEHLMFSGSVNIHSYDEPLQRVGGENNAFTSPDITNYYLSLPAQNIETGFWLESDRMLELAFSENGLEVQRKVVVEEFKQNYLNQPYGDVWLKLRPLAYKEHAYKWATIGKEISHIEEATMDIVKAFFKKHYSPSNAILVVAGNVTFERAKELTEKWFGPIPAGNKYERQLKAEPKQTEARTLEVTSDVPLSALYKAYHMPGRQHPDYHAVDLISDILGRGKSSRLYERLVKEQKLFNSISASVSGNIEPGLLIIQGKLNEGVDLQEANAAVEAVVQELIDQRVDEEELNKVKNQAETSIVFSEIELLNRAMNLAYSKLLGDTNLINQEGEKVQAVTPADIQRCAGEVLRPTNCSTLLYKAEKKEQPAEV from the coding sequence ATGATAGATTTCAAAGAATTTACACTAGATAACGGTCTGCGCGTGATTGTGCACGAGGACCACACCTCCCCTATGGCCGTGCTGAATGTACTGTACGATGTGGGCTCCCGCGACGAGGAGGAGGCGCACACGGGGTTCGCGCACCTGTTTGAGCACCTGATGTTCAGCGGCTCCGTCAACATCCACAGCTACGACGAGCCCCTGCAGCGCGTGGGCGGCGAGAACAATGCGTTCACCAGCCCGGACATCACCAACTATTACCTGTCGCTGCCGGCGCAGAACATCGAAACGGGTTTCTGGCTGGAGTCGGACCGTATGCTGGAGCTGGCCTTCAGCGAGAATGGCCTGGAGGTGCAGCGCAAAGTAGTGGTGGAGGAGTTTAAGCAGAACTACCTGAACCAGCCTTACGGCGATGTGTGGCTGAAGCTGCGCCCGCTGGCTTACAAAGAGCATGCGTACAAGTGGGCCACCATCGGCAAGGAGATCTCCCATATTGAGGAGGCCACCATGGACATTGTGAAAGCCTTCTTTAAAAAGCACTACTCCCCAAGCAACGCCATATTGGTTGTGGCCGGCAACGTGACCTTTGAGCGCGCAAAAGAGCTGACAGAAAAGTGGTTCGGCCCGATACCGGCCGGCAACAAGTATGAGCGCCAGCTGAAAGCAGAGCCAAAGCAGACGGAGGCGCGCACGCTGGAAGTAACCTCGGACGTACCGCTCAGCGCACTCTACAAGGCTTACCACATGCCGGGCCGCCAGCACCCGGACTACCACGCCGTAGACCTGATCAGCGACATACTGGGCCGCGGCAAGTCGAGCCGCCTGTACGAGCGCCTGGTAAAGGAGCAGAAGCTGTTTAACTCTATCTCGGCATCCGTGTCGGGCAACATAGAGCCGGGCCTGCTCATTATCCAGGGCAAGCTAAACGAGGGCGTGGACCTGCAGGAGGCAAACGCCGCCGTCGAAGCCGTTGTGCAGGAGCTGATAGACCAGCGCGTGGACGAGGAGGAGCTGAACAAGGTGAAAAACCAGGCGGAAACCAGCATTGTGTTCTCCGAGATTGAGCTCCTGAACCGTGCCATGAACCTGGCCTACAGCAAGCTCCTCGGCGACACGAACCTCATCAACCAGGAAGGCGAAAAGGTACAGGCCGTTACCCCGGCCGACATCCAGCGCTGCGCCGGGGAAGTGCTGCGCCCTACCAACTGCTCCACCCTGCTTTACAAGGCGGAAAAGAAGGAACAGCCGGCAGAAGTATAA
- a CDS encoding M28 family peptidase — MRHNLYACVLLAAVGYGCAQGPSASKPTTDTAKLREAAPTYAQTITAADLSKHLHIIASDAYEGRNTGEKGQKMAAEYIAREFREDGLMGPVKSNSTNPYYQTFDLEKSTWGEGHITIGEEKYLMMQDFFPYGSSSFATEQSVAAVYAASADEVATKDVQGKLLVTLLSTPEEMQTKMRGFSAAAEKAGAKGVVYVMAAEPFRLMSERFSHRLQQPSVARKGGSTRPVNLIATPSVGASLLGTTPDKLMTSGVPTATAAASFKPASDVKVLTSRISEPLPTENVLGYVEGTDKKEEIVVVTAHYDHVGVDESLEGDKIFNGANDDGSGTVAVLEVAEAFAQAKKAGYGPRRSILFMTVTGEEKGLLGSEYYSENPIFPLENTVADVNIDMIGRMDYDHEKTNDSNYIYVIGADKLSSELHQINEEMNEKYVNLKLDYTYNDENDPNRFYYRSDHYNFAKHGIPIVFYFNGVHDDYHQPSDEVEKIDFESAEKVARLAFHVAWELANRENRIVVDSNKK, encoded by the coding sequence ATGAGACATAATCTCTACGCCTGCGTACTGCTAGCTGCTGTTGGCTACGGCTGTGCCCAGGGCCCCAGCGCCAGCAAACCGACAACCGACACGGCTAAGCTGCGAGAAGCAGCCCCAACCTACGCACAGACCATCACGGCCGCTGACCTTTCCAAGCACCTGCACATTATTGCCTCCGATGCCTACGAAGGACGTAATACAGGCGAAAAAGGCCAGAAAATGGCCGCCGAGTACATTGCCCGCGAGTTTCGCGAGGATGGCCTGATGGGCCCGGTGAAGAGCAACAGCACCAACCCATACTACCAGACCTTTGACCTGGAGAAAAGCACCTGGGGCGAGGGCCACATCACCATCGGCGAGGAAAAATACCTGATGATGCAGGACTTCTTCCCGTATGGCTCCTCTTCCTTTGCCACGGAGCAGTCTGTAGCGGCTGTATATGCCGCCAGCGCCGACGAGGTAGCCACCAAGGACGTACAGGGCAAACTGCTGGTAACGCTGCTGTCTACCCCTGAAGAAATGCAAACCAAGATGCGCGGCTTCTCTGCCGCCGCCGAAAAAGCGGGCGCCAAAGGCGTGGTGTACGTTATGGCCGCGGAGCCTTTCCGCTTGATGTCGGAGCGCTTTTCGCACCGCCTGCAGCAGCCCTCTGTGGCGCGCAAAGGCGGCAGCACCCGTCCTGTAAACCTGATCGCCACACCTTCTGTAGGCGCTTCGCTGCTAGGCACCACTCCTGACAAGCTGATGACCTCGGGCGTACCAACGGCTACGGCGGCTGCCTCTTTCAAGCCTGCCTCTGACGTAAAGGTGCTGACGTCCCGCATCTCTGAGCCACTGCCAACCGAAAACGTGCTGGGCTACGTGGAGGGAACCGACAAGAAAGAGGAGATCGTTGTGGTAACCGCGCATTACGACCACGTAGGCGTAGACGAGTCGCTGGAGGGAGACAAGATATTCAACGGTGCGAACGACGACGGCTCCGGCACGGTGGCCGTGCTGGAGGTGGCAGAGGCGTTTGCCCAGGCCAAGAAAGCCGGGTACGGCCCGCGCCGCAGCATACTCTTCATGACGGTAACCGGCGAGGAGAAAGGCCTCCTGGGCTCCGAGTACTACTCTGAGAACCCGATCTTCCCGCTCGAGAACACGGTGGCTGACGTAAACATCGACATGATCGGCCGCATGGACTATGACCATGAGAAGACCAACGACAGCAACTACATCTACGTGATCGGCGCAGACAAGCTCTCTTCTGAGCTGCACCAGATCAACGAGGAGATGAACGAGAAGTATGTGAACCTGAAGCTCGACTATACTTACAACGACGAGAACGACCCGAACCGCTTCTACTACCGCTCCGACCACTACAACTTCGCCAAGCACGGTATTCCGATTGTGTTCTACTTCAACGGGGTGCACGACGACTACCACCAGCCAAGCGACGAGGTGGAGAAGATTGACTTTGAGAGTGCCGAGAAGGTGGCGCGCCTGGCGTTCCACGTGGCATGGGAGCTCGCCAACCGCGAGAACCGCATCGTGGTAGACAGCAATAAAAAATAA
- a CDS encoding alkene reductase, whose translation MEKQALLQPIKLHDLELKNRVIMAPMTRSRANNEGNVPNDLMVTYYAQRAGAGLIISEGSQISKQAVGYISTPGIYSAEQVEGWKKVTEAVHDEGGKIFIQLWHVGRMSHPDFHNGELPVAPSAINPNDKSYTPEGFKDTVTPHELTIPEIKQIVQDFKNAAKNAMEAGFDGVEVHSSNGYLLHQFFNSTSNTRTDAYGGSIENRARILFEVLDAIKEVMPIEKVGARLNPSLNGIFGMTLNEDTIPTFDYIVEKLNEYNLAYLHLSEPFNDVSSVPHAEPHIAKRYRPMYKGNLIINAGFTQESGNKVIEDGDADMVAFGVPFIANPDLAERFAQNAKLQEPQKDTFYTPGAEGYIDYPSLAEAEA comes from the coding sequence ATGGAAAAGCAAGCATTATTACAACCGATAAAACTACACGACCTGGAGCTGAAGAACCGGGTTATCATGGCACCGATGACGCGCAGCCGCGCTAACAACGAAGGCAACGTGCCTAACGACCTCATGGTGACCTACTACGCACAACGCGCTGGTGCCGGCCTGATTATCTCAGAAGGCTCCCAGATTTCGAAGCAGGCAGTAGGCTATATTAGCACGCCCGGCATTTACTCTGCTGAGCAGGTAGAGGGCTGGAAGAAAGTAACAGAAGCCGTGCACGACGAAGGCGGAAAAATATTTATCCAGTTGTGGCACGTAGGCCGCATGTCGCACCCGGACTTCCATAACGGAGAGTTGCCTGTTGCGCCGTCTGCTATCAACCCGAACGACAAGTCCTATACGCCTGAGGGCTTTAAAGACACCGTAACGCCTCATGAGCTGACTATCCCAGAGATTAAGCAGATTGTGCAGGACTTTAAAAACGCCGCAAAAAATGCCATGGAGGCAGGCTTTGACGGTGTGGAAGTACACTCTTCCAACGGTTACCTGCTGCACCAGTTCTTCAACAGCACTTCTAACACCCGCACCGATGCCTACGGCGGCTCCATCGAGAACCGTGCACGTATCCTGTTTGAGGTGCTGGATGCCATTAAAGAAGTAATGCCGATCGAAAAGGTGGGCGCACGCCTGAACCCAAGCCTGAACGGCATCTTCGGCATGACGCTGAACGAGGACACGATCCCGACGTTTGACTACATCGTTGAAAAGCTGAACGAGTACAACCTGGCTTACCTGCACCTGTCGGAGCCGTTTAACGACGTAAGCAGTGTGCCGCACGCAGAGCCTCACATTGCCAAGCGCTACCGCCCGATGTACAAAGGCAACCTGATCATCAACGCCGGCTTTACGCAAGAGAGCGGTAACAAGGTGATTGAGGATGGCGATGCCGATATGGTGGCCTTTGGTGTGCCGTTTATCGCGAACCCGGACCTGGCGGAGCGTTTTGCTCAGAATGCAAAGCTGCAGGAGCCTCAGAAAGATACGTTTTACACTCCTGGTGCCGAGGGCTATATCGATTACCCTTCCCTGGCGGAAGCAGAGGCCTAA
- the lipA gene encoding lipoyl synthase, which produces MMTLPVIQPNAKPEGLNALGQPRKPNWLRVKLPVGKEYAKVRSIVDEYKLHTICESGNCPNMGECWGAGTATFMILGNVCTRSCSFCAVATGRPNEYDEDEPRRVAEAIKLMGVKHAVLTSVNRDELKDRGAAIWHETVKQVKLMSPTTTIETLIPDVKGTWDALITMISPGQEVVSHNMETVKELYRRVRPQAKYDRSLEQIRRTKEYGQRTKTGIMLGLGETREQVYQAMDDLAANGCDILTLGQYLQPTKMHLEVAEFIHPDLFDHYREEGLKRGLKYVESGPLVRSSYHAERHVNV; this is translated from the coding sequence ATGATGACACTTCCGGTTATTCAGCCTAACGCCAAGCCCGAGGGGCTTAACGCACTGGGCCAGCCGCGCAAGCCGAACTGGCTACGCGTAAAACTACCGGTTGGGAAGGAGTACGCCAAAGTAAGAAGCATTGTAGACGAATATAAGCTGCACACCATTTGCGAAAGCGGCAACTGCCCGAACATGGGCGAGTGCTGGGGCGCAGGTACAGCTACGTTCATGATCTTAGGTAATGTGTGTACCCGCAGCTGCTCTTTCTGCGCTGTGGCCACAGGCCGCCCGAACGAGTATGACGAGGATGAGCCGCGCCGCGTGGCAGAGGCCATCAAACTAATGGGCGTGAAGCATGCCGTGCTTACCTCGGTAAACCGCGACGAACTGAAAGACCGTGGCGCCGCCATCTGGCACGAAACGGTGAAGCAGGTGAAGCTCATGTCCCCAACCACGACAATCGAAACCCTGATCCCCGATGTAAAAGGCACCTGGGACGCCCTGATCACGATGATTTCGCCGGGCCAGGAAGTCGTGTCGCACAACATGGAGACGGTGAAGGAGCTGTACCGCCGCGTTCGCCCGCAGGCTAAGTATGACCGTTCGCTGGAGCAGATCCGCCGCACGAAGGAGTATGGCCAGCGCACCAAGACCGGCATCATGCTGGGCCTGGGAGAAACACGCGAGCAAGTATACCAGGCGATGGATGATTTGGCCGCCAACGGTTGTGATATCCTGACCTTGGGCCAGTACCTGCAGCCTACCAAAATGCACCTGGAGGTAGCCGAGTTTATCCACCCGGACCTGTTCGACCACTATCGCGAAGAAGGCCTGAAGCGCGGCCTTAAGTATGTGGAGTCAGGCCCGTTGGTAAGATCCTCCTACCATGCGGAGCGCCACGTAAACGTATAG
- a CDS encoding MarR family winged helix-turn-helix transcriptional regulator: MRIEDEIHQKEFKDDYRRLMVNLLFTNNWVNQQLTPFFKGLGLTLQQHNVLAILRGQHPAPVCFGDIQNRMVDRNSNVTRLIDKLIEKGFVTRDICQSNRRMIEVRITEKGIEKLQEVDAKSPSLFECFHNLTQEEAILASSLLDKLRG; encoded by the coding sequence ATGCGAATAGAAGACGAAATACACCAGAAAGAGTTCAAGGACGACTACCGCCGTTTGATGGTTAACCTGTTGTTTACCAACAACTGGGTGAACCAGCAACTGACGCCGTTCTTTAAAGGGCTTGGCCTGACGCTGCAGCAGCACAACGTGCTGGCTATCCTGCGCGGCCAGCACCCGGCCCCGGTGTGCTTTGGCGATATCCAGAACCGCATGGTGGACCGCAACTCTAACGTCACCCGCCTGATCGACAAACTGATTGAGAAAGGCTTCGTTACCCGCGACATCTGCCAGAGCAACCGCCGCATGATCGAAGTGCGCATTACCGAAAAAGGGATAGAAAAGCTGCAGGAGGTGGACGCCAAGTCCCCTAGCCTGTTCGAGTGCTTCCATAACCTCACGCAGGAGGAAGCCATTCTGGCCAGCAGCCTGCTCGACAAGCTGCGCGGCTAG